atctgaaatcATATCTGACGCCAAATCTAGATGGGTTCAACCTATGCCCAataagctgtaccagctgtgctaatataaagcatgcatttattatgtagcatttttttaactttttagatgcgacgaccattttcggtcaaagccttcttgtaccactaataggcttggctGTCAGTAacttataaaattttaatattactatttaaaacaaatagtttttttttcacataaatcgtttacaagatcatggcactcaaacggttgtcgaatggaacagaatgtttcgaatcgaatggccaaatattggaatcatgccggatatcgtggcataaaaaataaatacattttacttttcgttgttcatactcgcatattataatacatcttttccaacccgttctgccatatgagtacagattttaattttataaaagtTTTTTGTCTAGTTAAGacaagctaaattataacaaaaagtataatagatgttacaaattgcaccataataccaaatgcaacaccatttttggcttcgcttatcacgatttttataaacgatacgcgacgaagtgcgatgaatattcctgtgagcatgggagagtgcacaggcaacacatactgtgtgcgagaaaaagtgaacagttatcttgcacgcggcaagcaacagccggacaaaaccgggttttttcaaagaacagaacgcacgaacgatagcaccttgctaacaatattgaagcggcaaagactggaacggaacggagtgaacggaaagaacgaattgaacggaacggaatgaacggaaagaacggaattaacggaaagaacgaaatgaacggaatggaacggaacggaatgaacggaacggaacaacATCGTATacaggatcggaacggaacgatgttgtataaaggatcggaacggaacggcctacataaagaacggaacttttttactaggttcggaccggaacggtcAACACTAGTTATGTGTTTATAGTAGGCCGATATTTTGTATAACGAATAACTTTCATCATAGTACCATATGATTCACTGTGGTTATAAGTTTCTATCTGAAATAAATTCATTCGGTTCCTAACCACACAATACGCTGGTTGTTTGCACTACTGCCAATAAGATCAAGTCCAACTTAACAAGTGCTCAGTCGCATTCAAGCATTTCGTCGTAACCCGGTCCACGAAAATGGGTATTCGTCATCTACATACGTTCATGGAAAAAAAATGGCGGCTTTTACACTGTGAATATGGAGCATGAAATTCTGTGAGTAATCACTGTGGGGCGAGAAACCAAGAATAACCTCGCTGAAGAACCAAGAATCACATTTCATCCACTTACTTTCCAGCGAAGCAAAGACATTCACCGAAAACCCCTTATTGGTAATCGACATGAAGGCGTTGCACCCTATATTTAGTACCGACAAACGTAGCCTACTGTGCGGCAGTCAGTTTTGGGTAGTGGAATATATGGCAGATACGTTTTTCAAACGCCTCACTGATGCTGGTGCTGAACTGGTATTTTGTGATGACGGAACACTGCAACtgaaaaagaacgaaaaatgGATCGCTACCCAGAATGAAAAGTACGATCGGATGATCACCATCCTCGACGGAATCGATGCAGAGCCGTCGTTGAAAGAGGCTGCAGACAAGTTCACATGGACGATACCATACAACACGTGCATCAAGTTGAAGAAAGTGGCCAAACGGCACGGCAAGTTTATCGTCTCCAAGGACTTGGAATGTGATCAAGCGTTGGCGATTTACGCCACCAAGTTTAAGGCACTGGCGATCGTTACGCATGACACCGATTTCCTCATTTTCGAGGGCAGGTGGCAGCTGTGGCACGCGAACCATATCGATGTGAACAAGTTGATTACGAAGGCCTACTGCAAGCAGGAGCTACTACGCACGCTTGGTTTGCAGTGGCGTCAGATGGCATTGTGGGCAACGTTGGCCGGGAACAGTTTCTTCAAATATGACGAGCTGGTACCCTTTCTAGGCAAGCTTGGCCCAAACAATCAAAAGTTTTATCGATTGGCCGAATATGTGCGACAGTTGCCGCTGCGAAACGGAAAGCTAGATGACGATACGGTACACTCGATACTGGGGCGGGTGTACTGGAACAGACAAGTACCGCCCGAGGCTTACGAGTGGTTTCGGCAAAGTGTTGCCTTCTATCAGGTGGTACGTATGGGCGATCACCCGTTTacgtttattgtttattggttTATTAAAATTCACCCTATCTTTCAGAATGAACCAGTGAAGGATTCGCAGCAGAACGACGGTGATCCTTTCGCTTACTTACTGGAGGACGAACATTACGTCACCTACAGTATTCTGACCGATAAGCCGTATACCTGTACCCTCTTATTCTTTGATTATCGATCGTCCGAGATGGGAAATTACTATGAAATCATCGAACCGATCATTGCACGCATGGCAGGTATACTGCTCTATCATCACAAGGAAGAACGGCAGCATGTAACGCTGGCCATAAAGCGCAATCATCATGAGTCACACTCGGTCGTCACAATTCCAGCCACGTTCCCTACTGCCATTACACCACCCCCGTTAGTTGAGTTGATTTCAAAGGATGAAAGTGTACAGGCCTCGCTGCTCGATCGTAAACTGCAACTCTGGCGCTGGGTTTGTTCCGACGATTTGCTCGACGTGGAAGAGTTCAATACCGTGCCACCCGCGTTCATGTGCACGGTACTGACCCTGTACCGCTTGAGGCAGTGTGGCGCCATCCGCATATTCGAAGCGGATCTACTTTTGCTCATTGCTCAGCAGCTTTCTAAGGGTGTGTTCGATCTAACGCTAGAACCTCATCCACAGCGCCTGAATCCACGAGCCTTTCGATTGGCATTTGTATTTCAGAATGTGTACCACCATATGGCTCGGGTGGCCAAAGTGCTTGGTCTGTCCGAAGAGTACCGACCGATGACACCATACGATGGGCACCGGTTCCACAACATGTATAACGTGTGGACAGGCATGAATGTGGAATCAGAATTCCAACCGATTGAAGAATGGCGTTTTTACAAGCATGCAAGTCACACGCCGTACAGAACGAATGACAAGTTTATCCATTAATTGACAACATGAATTCAAAAGGTGACGTGAAAACgttataattaaatttttgttGTGCAAGCGCGGTCTTACGCTGGGCGTAGTACGCAGCCACAGGTACTCGGTGTTGTCTGGTAATTACCTTAACCTATATCCGACAGCATCCGACGTAGCCGAAGGGTTCGTCGGTACTTCGCGCGGCGGCAAAGCGAGAGAGATCGGCCTCTTCCATTTCGGGTGCCGTCGTAGCAGGACGTGTTTTCTACCGCGTATCGTCTTTTTATGTGTGTACAATTTTTAATGTGTTAGTTTACTAAAGTTATTTTGTCGAATAAAAGCATATAGTaccaaaatacaaaaattttGAATCGTGTTTTCATTTGATGTTGAATATTGATGTTAGTTTgcatttatattttaaaactacatgaataaacaaaaaatcattaaaatgcATTTTGGTACTGTTATATCCATATTGTTAACTATGaaagtaatgtttttttacgaTCGTCCTGTCCTACCTGTGAGCACAGCCCATGCGGTGTTTAAGGTTCCTCGCAATGAAACGGAAACTTTCAAATATCTGTTGGCTGTGAAACCTGAGCTCATACACCCAAGGCTACTTCAAGTTCAAGATATTTCAGAGCGACTTCCCCAAACAGACGGCAATTAACTACCTTCCGCAAGATTAATTCGTATGAAATTCAGTTTTTGAAATACAAATAACGATTATTTTGCTAACTAATCTCTCATACCGATTCCACTACAAACTCGTCTTTCCCGGGTAGCCACAGCACAACGGTTAGCTTTGGATCTTTGCATCCACAATGAAATCGTACGCCTGCTGCTTCGTCACCGGATCGATGAAGCTCATGTTGTTCCGGTACCGCACACCAAAGTACTTGGCCGCGTGCTCCAGCAGCTCCCGCCGGAACGTGATCGTGATGAACTGCGAGCTGGCGCTCAGTGCAGCGATCTCGCCCGCAATCACCTTACGGTGCTGGGCGTCCAGCGCCTGATCGATCTCGTCGAACAGATAGAACGGGGCCGGTTTGTTGCGCTGAATCGCAAATATGAGCGCTATCGCCACCAACGTTTTCTGCCCGCCCGACAAAGCGTTCATCTCGCGCATCAGCTCCCCGTTGCCGCGGAACGAAACTTCCAGCCGCAGTCCCACGTATCGGTCCACCGGCTCCCCGCGCACCGGGTGGTCCGTCCGCTCGATGGCCCCCTCAGCGGCGTCGTCCAGGTCCGCTGTCTGTAGGCTTAGCTGGCCGCAACCGGCCGGTACCAGTTTGCTAAAAATCTCGCCAAAGTTTCGCCTCACGCTGTCGAACGTTCGCTCCAAGCTGTCGGTGCGCTGGGCGCGCAGCTGCTGTATGCTGGCATCGTGCAGCGCCCGGGACTGctccagctgctgcagcttccGATCGATCGAGCTCAGCTCTTGCGACAGGCGGGTGGATTCGTCGGTGGCCGCTTGATTTACGCTGCCGAACTTTTTCAACTGCTTGCTCGTGCGATCGAGTTCCTTCATtagctgtaaaaaaaaacaaacaaacaaatacgaaGCGTGAACGTGAAGAAACGTGGAGAGGCTCCATATCCCACCGTACCGTTGGCAGTGCCATCCTTTGATACGCCCGATCAATGGCGGGCAAAACACCGAGCGCACCGATTTGCTCGGCGTACTGGCGTGCTTCATTTTCCAAGTCACGTTTCCGGGCCTCGTGTCGCATTTGTTGCGGATCGCCGATGCTGAGGGCCTCCTCGGTGGTTTTCAACTTTTCAGCCCAACGGTCCAGCTCGGCGGCAAGCTTGTTACGCCTTTCCGTCCCTTTGAGTatgctgaaaaaaaaaggaaatcggAAAAGGAAGATAGATTCAATACTCATTCTTATCAACATATGATCCCCTAGGCCCAGCAAACTTACAGTTGCTCATTTTCCTTCATCTTTTTCTGCAGATTGTCGATTTTGAGTGTGAATGCATCCTGCTCCCGCTTACACTGCACTATCAGCTCCTTCAGCTCTCTGCACCTAGCGCCACCGCCGGAAGCAACGAGCGCGTCGCGTCTCGGCATCAGTACGGTGTTTAATCGATTCTCAATCTTTGCCTTCGCTTGCTCTGCCTGCAGCTGGGCATTGAACGCTTCGTGCTTCTGGCGCTCGATCGCTCGTATGGCCGCGTCCAGCTGCTCGATCACCCGCACATCCTCTTCCGACAGCACGCAGTCGAACTTGGTCGCGAACTCACGCCGCAAACCGTCCTCCTTCGCGCGCACCAGCTGCAGCTCCGTTTCCAGCGCACGGATTTTGCTCCCAGCTTCGCTCAGCTTCGCCTCCAGCTTGCGGCACCGTTCCGGAAAGGCGCGAATCCGCTCCCGTACGCTTTCCACGTGCTGTTTGGCCCGTTCCAGCTTTCTCGCTTCGTTGGTGTGTTCCAGCTCCGAGCCTTTGATCAGCTTGGCGGCCGGTGGTATCGATTCCGCGGTGGTTTTGAGACTATCTTCCAGCTGGGACATTTTATCGTCCAGGTCGGAGAGAAGCAAACGCGCCTGAATGGTGGAAGCGGTCGGTGAACGGTACCCGCCGGACAGAACGCCGGGGCGCACCGTGTCCCCCTCGTGCGTCACACAGCACAGCCCGTACTGTTGGGCCACCCGGACCGCCATTTCCAGCTCCTCGCACAGCAACGTTTTGCCAAAGATGTGCCGGAAAACGGGCTCGTAGCAACCGTCGTACGCTAGCAGGGAAATGAGCGGCCTGGCCGAGGCACTGTCCGGCGGGTACTTTTGCTTACTCGCGTGCAAACGATTCAGCGGCATGAAGTTGTACTCGCCCGGCAGCTTGTGCCTGGTGCACAGGGCGATTATTTCGTTGGCGATCCGATCCGATTCCACCACGTGGTAGAACAGTTTGTTGCCAGCGACGGTTTCCACCGCTCGGTAGATGGTTTCGTCGCAGTGAAACAAGTCCAACACTCGGCCACAGTAACCCTTCGCCACCTCGGCCCTACCGTCATCGTTGCCCTGCGCACACAGCGCATCCAGCACGGTGCGTACCGATTTGCAGCCCTGGTACGTTGCCGGACCCAGCTTTTTGCGCAGCGTTTGCTCCTGCCGGGCTATGAGTGCTTTGCAATCGTTTAGCTCCAGCTTTTGGGCCGCTTCGTTGGCAAGCAGATCGTCCAGCACACCCTTAGCCTCACGCAGCCGCTCGCTGATCTGGGCTAGCTGCGACGCATAGTGCTGCTCCTGCTCGGTCAGCTCCCTTAACTCTGCCTCATCTCGCTCGTGGCTGTCCTTCTCGCTGGCCAGCTCCTTGGCCAGCGTTTCCCGTGCCCGCTTTGCCTCGGCTAAGGCTTTCGAGTCGCTCTCAATCTGTTTGCTGGCGTACGCAATCTCCTGCTGCAGGAACCGGTCTCGCTCCTCGCGGGTAGAGAACTGCTCTCCACGCCGCAGCTTGTTTAACCGTTCACTGCGCAGCTGCTTCTTCATCAGCACGTCGAAATCCAATGCAGCCCGCTGTTCCTGCACCTTTGTCCACTCGCGGGAAAGGGTTTGCAGTTTTGCCTGAAGCTCCGCAATTTCCTCATTATCTTTCTCCAGCTGCTCCTGCTCACTGCTCTGCAAGCCGAGCAGCCGTCTCAGTTCTTTCTGCAGGTCATCCACCTTCAGGTCCACCCTCGTCTTATGTCGGTCCAGGCGAAGTGATTCCGTCGCTAGGTCCGCTTTTAGCGCTTCCGCGCTTGCCAGCTCCGTTTCATTGTCTTTCTGCGCCTGTTTGAGCGCTTTCGAGCGGTTCACTGCTTCCGTTTTCTGCTCCAACAGCGCGCGTTGCTTTTCCTTCCACTCTTGCCCGGCCTGACCGTGAGCCTCGAGGGCTGCCAGCACAGACTGCTGCTTTTTATCCAGCACGATAGACTGCAGTACGCGATGCTTCTTTTCCAGCTGCTCGTAAGCCCGCTGCTCCCTCTGCTGGGAGGAGAGCAGCTCGAGCCGATTGGCCAGGGCAGTGCGCTCGGTGTGTATCTGCTGCAGACCTTTGTCGGCGTCCTGCCACAGTTTCAGAATCTCCTTCAGCTTCTCGTCGTACACGCGTATGCCACCGATATCGtacagcagctgcagcagctggcgGGGCCGGGCCGTCGTGAGCTGACTCACCTTGCCCTGCTTCACGATGTAGTACGGATTGCACGACGAGAGGCCGAGagtgtcgagcagctcgtcaaTCTCTTTGCGCGTTACGTTACGCCCGTTCACCGTGTACTGGTCTTTGGTGGCTGAAATGGTCCGTCGAATGCGTGTTTCCGTACCCGGGGACGGTGTGGTTTGCTACAAAACAGAAAGGCAGAGGGTATATAGGGGCCATTCCTTTGTACCACAATCAACTACAATTCTCTTCCGCGAAGGTCAACTAATCGTAGGTATTGCAAAATCTTCCTAGAATTCTTAGGTTGTAAGATCTTATTGGATTAGGCACTCTATAGGTTTCGCAGAATATAGAATACCGGTTTCTAGTTTCGTTTGGAAAATGCTGCCGATCAATCCTGACTGTGCGGGTGATGGAAGCAGAAGAACTGTACGAGTTGGCAACAGTAATTATTCCGGAAGCGGATGCTGAAAACTCACAGTCGCTGAAGGCGTTGGCCACGATTTACCTAAGCCAGTAAACTAGAGCTTGGTGCAGGCAGCGAATGGCAAGGATAGCGAATCAGTCTTGGGAAAACTTGAAGAAAGCCTGTTCCAAGACGATGGAATGACTCGACAAATTGGGTTACTACGAAAGCTAACAAACATCCGTTTAGCGGATTTTTGCTCAGTCGAAGCCTACGTGAACAAATAGATGTCACAATCTTACGGAAGCTGGATTTACCATTGACGACCAGTTGTTGGTAAGTCTCATATTGATGGAGCTTCTAGAGATGTATGAACCTATGATAGTGGGTCTCGAGGCATCTGGTATCAAAATCACGGCAGACGCTGTGAAGGTGAAGGACATCCAGGTGTCGACTAATTTGAAATCGAGCGTGGTACGTATGATGTTTCAAGGATGCATGTGAGGTGCGATCCGCAAGCTATGAAGTACTGGCTATAGGACAAGATTCGCTTGGTACTGCGAAGCTTACCATGGATATTGGTGGTGGTACGTATGATGTACCAAGGGTGCATTAGGGGGTGAAGCAGAGGCAGTATCGGTATAAGTACTGGAGCAGTTTCAATACCGGTATGGTTTGGGACTCTATCCCAGAACCGCTAGGGTTTCAGTATCATTACCTGGGCCGATATAAGTTTGGGTTTATTGGTGAGGGTttaggatcagttccaggagcGGTGTAGGACTGAATAAACACTAGGAAAGGAATAAgttcaggatcagttccaggaatCCAAGGCTGCTATGGGGTTAAGATTTTCAAGTCCTCAGTATAAGATGTTATAGCTTAAGAATCAGATTCAGGACCGTTATAAGCTCTGAATTAGTTTACCTTGATTTGTCCTTTGGATTTAAGAGGCAACGTTTGTTGGCGCTCTCTTGATAAAGTCGACAACTTGCACAATTAAACAACTTGCACAAATGACCGTCCACAGTATGGATTGACTTAATCGGGCTGCGTGGTTTTTCGCATTTCTCAAAAGCCTGTTGCAATACATAAGCGATTTGATATGTGTTAATAAGCTGATGTAGTGGGAATTCAATAGTAAGCcactttttagttggcatgctttttacTTGAACGCTCAATAGTTGGCTGTTAGTTCAATTAACAAGCATTTCACATTCACattcacatttttttcactttcaccaaaattcactttttttggagttttcaaaaaaaaatgaagagattgaaacattttatatgaaattaattatttctcCTAAACAATTGCTCATAATTGCTCATAACCACTACATAACAGCTTGGTAGCCGCTTGGAAGCGCACTCTAACTTAGCAGGCCACGCTGACGGAGCAACGCGGTGACACACTTCACGACAATCGTCCTCTCTTTGGTGCCGTTGACATTACGACATTCGAAAAATTCTACTCACCGATGCTGACGAATGGTCAAACACAATCTCCACATACGCACTATCGGACCGGTTCTTGGACGAGCCTTTGTTAATCAGACCGACGCGTTGTGCGGGTCGCAAATTGTTATACTCATCGCTGAGTACAAACTCGATTGCTGGTAAAAGGTGGAACAGTTtagaaaatgttattttgcAAGAAATATTACACCCAAGTAGGGGTTTCATAAATAAAGCACTACTTACCGCTGAAGAAATTACTTTTCCCCGAACCATTCCTTCCCACCACTACGTTATGCTTGGGATCCAGACGCTCAACGACAGTTTGCAGCTTGTAGCTTTTAAACCCATTGATAATTATCTGTCGAAAAAAGAAGCGTTATTATCCACGAGTTAAAATACACCcattttggcattttttttttacattcttaCCTCTTTCAGATACATTTTAACGGCAAATGCGGGCGCTGAACTGGATTGCCTCCAGATAGTCCGATGGATGATGAAAAACTGACACTTGCTCTACCCAAAGCGTATTGTCTGAATTGCCAAAATTTAAGAACGGATTGGTTGCCATGGTTACCGCAATGACGGACCATAATGGCATCGCCGTAGCAACCTGTACAAAGGGGCCTACTTTGATCGGTTTCAAGTTCACTCCATCCGGCTTGTTGAAGCAGAATTTATGCAtaggggattttttttaagacaagaataatatttcaatttaaatgagattatttcatatttttatttacgatttattaataatttacAACGAAACTGATTAACAACAACCTTGGGGTTTGTTTGGCACAGGTTTTCGAATCATTGATACGTAACCCTTGTACTCCGTGGCTAGCAATTGTGGCGGGACCGGTCGTTCAATTAAACCGAGCTTCTTTAGCTCCTCTGAGTAGGATTTCGTGCTAGAAATGAATATGATTTAAGAGTTGAAACCgttttgaaatgatttttttttctatctctctaCAGTATAATTACCTTTCGTGCAGCTGTactttaattttctttcttatCGGTTGAAATCCGTGAGCGGTTTGCTCGTTGTTCACCATCATGCTACGAACGGCTATGGTTAAACCGTACATTGGGAGCTGGTCACTCTATACAATAAACAGAAAGGATGCTTTTAAGTTAGAAGGTCGAATATAacgcataaaaataaaataatactaaCTCTAAATTCGTTCATAATGCCATCGACTACAGTGAGCGTATCGGAGGCAGCAGCCACGTTTTGTATATCCGTACATCTGGTCACGTAATTTGAGTGCAGCAGCGACACGATGCTCGTCGGTTGCGTTAGGAAACATTCCGTTATGCTTTCCGGCGAATGTACGAATCTCGTCTCTCCGTCTTGCTTCACAACTGTggggaagaaaaacacgaCATTGCAACGCCTTTCCAAACACGTCTGTTTGACTTTCACTTACACTTTGGATGGAAGATGCGTCCGAGTGCGTGCATAATtgttaaattttcattcaatccGAGCGGCTGGTTATGCCTGTTCATGGCAGCTTTGCTAGCTTTCCCCGATTTACCACCGACGCTGCTGCCATCAAGACGCAACCGCTTCGGCATGGGCCCACCGTCCGATTTCATGCACGTGAACAAATAGTTCAGACAGCAGTTCCGCAAGTCTCCCTGCGACGAAGCAATGATGTCTTCCTCCACCTGCTTGGATGGTACGGTTTGGTACTGTTTGGCGATGTCTTTATCCGCCTTCATAACGCTGCCGATGCGCTTGATCGCCTTCTTCAGCAGCGTTGCCGACACGGCATTGAACTTTATCTGGTGTATCTGGAAGCTTTCCAGCACGGCCGGCGGGAACAGATTGTACGCCACGTCCAGCGATTTGCTAGCCGTATCGGTGGCGATGAAGACGATCGGATCCGTACTGCTGTCCCGGAAGCGGTCCAGCGAATCGTGAAACTCTTCCGGCGACCGGAGCATCGAGTTGGGGAAATccttcaccagcagcagcttcgaCGATTCGCCCGCCGCACTGGCAAACAGCGAGCAGTAGCGTGACGTTTTGTACAGGAAATCGTCAAACAGTGCCTTCTGTGGCCGGCGGCCTTGCTTCTCCACCCGATCCTGGTCGAAATCGAACTTATCGTCGTAGTACAGATCCACATCGACCGGTGTCGTCCACTCGTGGATGCTGTATCCGAGCGCTTTGGCGAGCGTTTTGAGGCAAACGCTTTTGCCGCTGCCGGATGGGCCCGTGATGAGCAGGATTTGCGTTGcggggtgttgttttttcgctGCTGTTAGCCATTGCTTCACTTCCTCTATCTTTTTCACGTGTATCGCCAGGTCTGCCTCCTGTGCCGGTTTGAAGTGTTCCAACAGATCGGCCCGCTTTGCGTCGCCCTTTCTTTGCATATTTCTACAATATAAAGTCACACCAAGTAGATAACGCATTCTTAGAAGGAAAGTAATAAGGTATGGGGGGAAAATTAATACCTTTAATTGTGGAATTCTTTtgcaaaaaaggagaaaatgcACGAAAAGCAAATTCAATGTTTACGTTTCGTTAAACCGATTTATTGGGGAATCTCCATCGCCTTTTGACAGTTTGAAGAAATGTCATATTTAAAATCAAAagtcaagaagaagaagaagaagatacaaACAAATCCCGTTGAGCAAATGTGCCAAGGGCCCAGGGAACCAAACAGGACCGTTCACACAgtcgacgttatctgtcaaatcccatacataaTTTTGACAGTGCTTGTGAAACAATCGCATGCAACAAGGCAACTACATTCCAAATGAAGAATTTAAGTCAAATTAGTGTTaggccacaaacacacaactcCAGGTTTCCTTCGCCGCGGTAACTGGCTCGTATAACAGTAGAACAGTTCAATTATCAAAACCACCTCGCCTGCAAGCTCACTCGCAAATCCGCTTTCCCGAGAAACCCATCTTTAGTATTTCTACGAATCCTCGATAGCGAAATCGAATGACATTGCATTGCAATGGCTGAATTGACAGTCGAATTATACGTCGTTGCAAGACACATCGATAAGACCACCGTAACGAAAAAAACGACTCATAAAATGTATCGCCACAACACAACACTGCTTTTTTCGGTCCACTGATTAGaggaaaaaacagaaaaagagtTTCATTTTTTGGTTTACAATATCAAGCGTTAtctttgattttatttccGTTTTCGGTACGATAGTTTTCAGTGTGTGTGGTAGAGGCATAACGGCCGACATTATCTGTAAAATCGCGCTTCAAAATTTAGATAACGCGTACGAAAAATTGACTACTGAAATGTAACGCATTGTAACGCTACGCGAATGTTGATTCTGCTCCTTGGGGTAACCAAAATGCTACGTGGGCTACGAGTGAAATGTACACCGGGCCCACCTAAACAAAACATGTGCCGCACGAAACTCGACCGATCAGTccatatttgtttatttttgtatttataaaGTGATTGGCAGGCAAAGCGCTTTTGTGAATATACGCTTGAATAAATTATCATCTGAAGTATCTAGTGTAGCAATAAATAACAAGATTATCACGATACATTTGTAAGTTAATGGTTGATAAGTTTTGAGCATCCTAGTTCGAGTCAAGTAAAGTCCAAACACCGGCCGCGTTACGCCAAGGTGTGAGGAGGGAGACATCTGTCATGTTATTTAGAAATTCCGTGCTTAATTAcaactttatttttaatagcATATTTTAGAAACTTGAACTCACACCTACTCGGTTAAATTGGAACTAGTCATCCCACCGCAGTTCGGCACTGAAAATGGGAATACGTCATCTCCACAGCTTTATGGAGAGGAAGGTGGACGGTGGACTATACACCGTTAAAATGCAGCACGAAATTTCGTAAGTAAAAACGGCGGCAACAGCAAGAGTTACACCATTTGACGAAACATAACGGAGCAATGTAACCGTACGAACCAAAACACTAACATGCTACATCAACGCAATTGACAGGAATGCGAAAAAAAGCGTCGAAAAGCCGTTGGTCGTGATCGACCTGATGGCGATGTTCGGAGTATTTTGTTCCGACAGGCGAAGCCTACT
This sequence is a window from Anopheles merus strain MAF chromosome 3R, AmerM5.1, whole genome shotgun sequence. Protein-coding genes within it:
- the LOC121597296 gene encoding uncharacterized protein LOC121597296 produces the protein MEHEILEAKTFTENPLLVIDMKALHPIFSTDKRSLLCGSQFWVVEYMADTFFKRLTDAGAELVFCDDGTLQLKKNEKWIATQNEKYDRMITILDGIDAEPSLKEAADKFTWTIPYNTCIKLKKVAKRHGKFIVSKDLECDQALAIYATKFKALAIVTHDTDFLIFEGRWQLWHANHIDVNKLITKAYCKQELLRTLGLQWRQMALWATLAGNSFFKYDELVPFLGKLGPNNQKFYRLAEYVRQLPLRNGKLDDDTVHSILGRVYWNRQVPPEAYEWFRQSVAFYQVNEPVKDSQQNDGDPFAYLLEDEHYVTYSILTDKPYTCTLLFFDYRSSEMGNYYEIIEPIIARMAGILLYHHKEERQHVTLAIKRNHHESHSVVTIPATFPTAITPPPLVELISKDESVQASLLDRKLQLWRWVCSDDLLDVEEFNTVPPAFMCTVLTLYRLRQCGAIRIFEADLLLLIAQQLSKGVFDLTLEPHPQRLNPRAFRLAFVFQNVYHHMARVAKVLGLSEEYRPMTPYDGHRFHNMYNVWTGMNVESEFQPIEEWRFYKHASHTPYRTNDKFIH
- the LOC121597295 gene encoding structural maintenance of chromosomes protein 3-like, whose product is MYLKEIIINGFKSYKLQTVVERLDPKHNVVVGRNGSGKSNFFSAIEFVLSDEYNNLRPAQRVGLINKGSSKNRSDSAYVEIVFDHSSASQTTPSPGTETRIRRTISATKDQYTVNGRNVTRKEIDELLDTLGLSSCNPYYIVKQGKVSQLTTARPRQLLQLLYDIGGIRVYDEKLKEILKLWQDADKGLQQIHTERTALANRLELLSSQQREQRAYEQLEKKHRVLQSIVLDKKQQSVLAALEAHGQAGQEWKEKQRALLEQKTEAVNRSKALKQAQKDNETELASAEALKADLATESLRLDRHKTRVDLKVDDLQKELRRLLGLQSSEQEQLEKDNEEIAELQAKLQTLSREWTKVQEQRAALDFDVLMKKQLRSERLNKLRRGEQFSTREERDRFLQQEIAYASKQIESDSKALAEAKRARETLAKELASEKDSHERDEAELRELTEQEQHYASQLAQISERLREAKGVLDDLLANEAAQKLELNDCKALIARQEQTLRKKLGPATYQGCKSVRTVLDALCAQGNDDGRAEVAKGYCGRVLDLFHCDETIYRAVETVAGNKLFYHVVESDRIANEIIALCTRHKLPGEYNFMPLNRLHASKQKYPPDSASARPLISLLAYDGCYEPVFRHIFGKTLLCEELEMAVRVAQQYGLCCVTHEGDTVRPGVLSGGYRSPTASTIQARLLLSDLDDKMSQLEDSLKTTAESIPPAAKLIKGSELEHTNEARKLERAKQHVESVRERIRAFPERCRKLEAKLSEAGSKIRALETELQLVRAKEDGLRREFATKFDCVLSEEDVRVIEQLDAAIRAIERQKHEAFNAQLQAEQAKAKIENRLNTVLMPRRDALVASGGGARCRELKELIVQCKREQDAFTLKIDNLQKKMKENEQLILKGTERRNKLAAELDRWAEKLKTTEEALSIGDPQQMRHEARKRDLENEARQYAEQIGALGVLPAIDRAYQRMALPTLMKELDRTSKQLKKFGSVNQAATDESTRLSQELSSIDRKLQQLEQSRALHDASIQQLRAQRTDSLERTFDSVRRNFGEIFSKLVPAGCGQLSLQTADLDDAAEGAIERTDHPVRGEPVDRYVGLRLEVSFRGNGELMREMNALSGGQKTLVAIALIFAIQRNKPAPFYLFDEIDQALDAQHRKVIAGEIAALSASSQFITITFRRELLEHAAKYFGVRYRNNMSFIDPVTKQQAYDFIVDAKIQS
- the LOC121596361 gene encoding cell cycle checkpoint protein RAD17, with protein sequence MQRKGDAKRADLLEHFKPAQEADLAIHVKKIEEVKQWLTAAKKQHPATQILLITGPSGSGKSVCLKTLAKALGYSIHEWTTPVDVDLYYDDKFDFDQDRVEKQGRRPQKALFDDFLYKTSRYCSLFASAAGESSKLLLVKDFPNSMLRSPEEFHDSLDRFRDSSTDPIVFIATDTASKSLDVAYNLFPPAVLESFQIHQIKFNAVSATLLKKAIKRIGSVMKADKDIAKQYQTVPSKQVEEDIIASSQGDLRNCCLNYLFTCMKSDGGPMPKRLRLDGSSVGGKSGKASKAAMNRHNQPLGLNENLTIMHALGRIFHPKFVKQDGETRFVHSPESITECFLTQPTSIVSLLHSNYVTRCTDIQNVAAASDTLTVVDGIMNEFRSDQLPMYGLTIAVRSMMVNNEQTAHGFQPIRKKIKVQLHESTKSYSEELKKLGLIERPVPPQLLATEYKGYVSMIRKPVPNKPQGCC